The Agromyces mangrovi genome contains a region encoding:
- a CDS encoding phosphotransferase family protein yields MESVTKNRQSVATLRTLIARAYGADRVPTGDEFADEITEGWFNVAYCITLGDGERVVLKIAPPAGVAVLTREVGMMRAELEAMRLVSTRTSVPVPRVDHIDLTHEVVDADLFFMEYVDADNFGFAAADGRLSAEVVATATRELGAMNREINSIVGPHFGPLLGPGAATWREAFTTMVEDTLVDGERVGIDLGRHPDAFRAVLADHADALDGVTVPRLVEVDLWTKNSMIRDGRIVAILDHERAIYGDPLMEAGLTGLDMPAFGDPSDFMTGFGLGALDADQRTRRRLYSLYLALIMVVETKYRGHTDTEVYDFGRRELDALMERFAAGEG; encoded by the coding sequence ATGGAGAGCGTCACCAAGAATCGCCAGTCGGTGGCCACCTTGCGCACGCTGATCGCGCGCGCCTACGGTGCCGACCGCGTGCCGACCGGCGACGAGTTCGCCGACGAGATCACCGAGGGATGGTTCAACGTCGCGTACTGCATCACGCTGGGCGACGGGGAGCGGGTCGTGCTGAAGATCGCGCCGCCCGCCGGCGTCGCCGTGCTCACGCGCGAGGTCGGCATGATGCGCGCCGAACTCGAGGCGATGCGGCTGGTGTCGACCCGCACGTCGGTGCCGGTGCCGCGGGTCGACCACATCGACCTCACGCACGAAGTCGTCGACGCCGACCTGTTCTTCATGGAGTACGTCGACGCCGACAACTTCGGGTTCGCAGCCGCCGACGGCCGGCTCAGCGCCGAGGTGGTGGCGACCGCCACGCGCGAGCTCGGTGCCATGAACCGGGAGATCAACTCCATCGTCGGCCCGCACTTCGGGCCGCTCCTCGGCCCAGGAGCGGCAACGTGGCGCGAGGCGTTCACCACCATGGTCGAGGACACGCTCGTCGACGGCGAGCGGGTCGGCATCGACCTCGGACGGCACCCCGATGCGTTCCGGGCGGTGCTCGCCGACCATGCCGACGCGCTCGACGGCGTGACCGTGCCGCGCCTGGTCGAGGTCGACCTCTGGACCAAGAACTCGATGATCCGCGACGGGCGCATCGTCGCGATCCTCGACCACGAGCGCGCGATCTACGGTGACCCGCTGATGGAGGCGGGCCTGACCGGGCTCGACATGCCTGCATTCGGCGATCCGTCCGACTTCATGACGGGCTTCGGCCTCGGCGCACTCGACGCCGACCAGCGCACCCGACGTCGCCTCTACTCGCTCTACCTGGCGCTCATCATGGTCGTCGAGACGAAGTATCGCGGCCACACCGACACCGAGGTCTACGACTTCGGCCGCCGTGAGCTCGACGCCCTGATGGAGCGGTTCGCCGCCGGCGAGGGATAG
- a CDS encoding antitoxin → MSDESRERRFVRRPRTGEDASALEAARARFSESLDAIETFLRHATAGGRAAFEHNSPAYASGSMAIIRTAALFEEDEFRPFLSEVPTEVERGIATTRNIVSHSGYRAMNDDVFWATLTMHLPPFIAAWRAASRTPPTA, encoded by the coding sequence GTGAGCGACGAGAGCCGCGAGCGCCGGTTCGTGCGACGGCCACGGACCGGGGAGGATGCCTCGGCACTCGAAGCTGCTCGCGCGCGATTCAGCGAGAGCCTCGACGCGATCGAGACGTTCCTGCGCCACGCGACCGCGGGTGGGCGCGCCGCGTTCGAGCACAACTCCCCGGCGTACGCGTCCGGCTCGATGGCGATCATCCGCACCGCGGCACTCTTCGAGGAGGACGAGTTCCGACCGTTCCTCAGCGAGGTGCCGACAGAGGTCGAACGCGGCATCGCGACGACGCGCAACATCGTCTCCCACTCGGGCTATCGCGCGATGAACGACGACGTGTTCTGGGCGACGCTCACCATGCACCTCCCACCCTTCATCGCGGCGTGGCGGGCGGCCTCGCGCACACCACCCACCGCCTGA
- a CDS encoding helix-turn-helix domain-containing protein, whose product MADRFDTARAGALVAAARADRGMSQTELARAAGMSQPNVAAIESGRRVVSGEVLERLLRAADYRPSLSLEESADEIVAAGERHGLRDIRVFGSIARGTDHFTSDIDLLARVDDERGYFDIAMFQNAVEALTGFPVDVVVDDAGRPAFLDDAELVVL is encoded by the coding sequence ATGGCCGATCGGTTCGACACTGCGCGCGCGGGCGCGCTGGTCGCCGCCGCGCGCGCGGACCGAGGCATGTCGCAGACGGAACTCGCGCGCGCCGCCGGCATGAGCCAGCCCAACGTCGCAGCCATCGAATCGGGTCGGCGTGTGGTCAGCGGGGAAGTCCTCGAGCGGCTGCTCCGCGCAGCGGACTACCGGCCGAGCCTCTCGCTCGAGGAGTCGGCTGATGAGATCGTCGCGGCGGGCGAGCGCCACGGTCTTCGCGACATCCGGGTCTTCGGCTCGATTGCGCGGGGCACCGACCACTTCACCTCCGACATCGACCTGCTCGCCCGCGTCGACGACGAGCGCGGGTACTTCGACATCGCGATGTTCCAGAACGCCGTCGAGGCGCTCACCGGCTTCCCGGTCGACGTCGTGGTCGACGATGCGGGCCGCCCAGCGTTCCTCGACGATGCCGAACTCGTGGTGCTGTGA